The Streptomyces sp. NL15-2K genome contains a region encoding:
- a CDS encoding IS110 family transposase, protein MTQRLPQVWAGIDVGKGHHWITVVDADGDPLWNRKVINSEPDILTVFGEVMDTADHVTWALDLVDGPAALLLETLANHGQSPRYVTGSKFAAFKKSFSGQGKSDLKDSYVIAEFARCLRRQTVPVPVPPRITKELTLILAHRNGLSAERTRTINRMRALLTSIFPELERSFDFARSDGPLVLLSGYQTPAAIRRMGESRLTAWLAKRGVRKAATIAEKAVTAAKAQDSATSGEDLAAELVAELAQKITQMNVRLKELEIKIKGIFSQHPQAPIVLSMPGFGELLAAELLAAIGDISRFPSAGRLAVASGMAPVSRDSGSNTGTASVLPSTAGPCNGLSSCPVSPHA, encoded by the coding sequence GTGACGCAACGGCTGCCACAGGTATGGGCCGGGATCGACGTAGGAAAAGGCCATCACTGGATCACCGTGGTCGATGCCGATGGCGACCCGCTGTGGAACCGCAAGGTGATCAACTCCGAGCCCGATATCCTGACCGTCTTCGGTGAGGTTATGGACACAGCAGACCACGTGACCTGGGCTCTTGACCTCGTTGACGGGCCAGCAGCTTTGTTGCTGGAGACCCTGGCCAACCACGGTCAGAGTCCCCGGTACGTGACCGGCTCAAAGTTTGCAGCGTTCAAGAAGAGCTTCAGCGGCCAGGGCAAGTCCGACTTGAAGGACTCCTACGTCATCGCTGAGTTCGCCCGCTGCCTCCGGCGGCAGACAGTCCCTGTACCAGTGCCTCCGAGGATCACCAAGGAACTCACTCTGATTCTCGCCCACCGCAACGGCCTCTCAGCCGAACGCACCCGGACCATTAACCGCATGAGGGCCCTGCTCACCAGCATCTTCCCGGAGTTGGAGCGATCCTTCGATTTCGCCCGATCCGACGGCCCGCTGGTCTTGCTGTCCGGATACCAGACGCCAGCAGCCATTCGGCGGATGGGCGAGAGCAGGCTCACAGCCTGGCTGGCCAAGCGCGGCGTGAGGAAAGCGGCAACCATCGCAGAGAAGGCGGTGACGGCCGCCAAGGCACAGGACTCAGCTACCAGCGGAGAGGATCTGGCGGCCGAGCTGGTAGCTGAGCTCGCCCAGAAGATCACGCAGATGAACGTCCGCCTGAAGGAACTGGAAATCAAGATCAAGGGAATTTTCTCCCAGCATCCCCAGGCGCCCATTGTCCTTTCCATGCCCGGTTTCGGTGAGCTTCTTGCGGCTGAACTTCTCGCAGCGATCGGTGACATTTCCAGGTTCCCAAGTGCTGGACGACTCGCTGTCGCTTCAGGAATGGCCCCCGTCTCCAGGGACTCCGGCTCGAACACGGGAACCGCCAGCGTCCTACCCAGTACAGCCGGCCCCTGCAACGGGCTTTCTTCTTGTCCAGTCAGTCCGCATGCCTGA